From a region of the Ardenticatena maritima genome:
- a CDS encoding YigZ family protein has translation MSERYPIPAGVHRVEEIINRSRFITTIGHAPTVEAARAFIAHVREEFADATHNCWAYVVGPPGSTAQVGMSDDGEPHGTAGRPMLTVLLHSGVGEIVAVVTRYYGGIKLGKGGLVRAYSGGVKLALETLPLVEKVPRRRLVLTFDYSFLTPVQRLLPSFEADVREETYTEHVRLALDVPEEQADAFIEAVRELTHGRLNVEPAPGEPHSIG, from the coding sequence ATGAGCGAACGCTACCCGATTCCCGCCGGTGTTCACCGTGTTGAAGAAATCATCAACCGCAGTCGTTTTATCACCACGATAGGGCATGCCCCAACTGTGGAAGCCGCCCGCGCGTTCATTGCACACGTGCGCGAGGAATTCGCCGACGCCACACACAACTGCTGGGCGTATGTGGTTGGACCGCCGGGCTCCACGGCGCAGGTCGGCATGAGCGACGATGGCGAACCGCACGGCACGGCGGGGCGTCCCATGCTGACGGTGCTGTTGCATAGCGGCGTCGGGGAGATTGTGGCGGTTGTCACGCGCTACTACGGCGGTATCAAACTGGGCAAAGGGGGGCTGGTGCGGGCGTACAGCGGCGGCGTCAAATTGGCGTTGGAAACGTTGCCGCTGGTTGAAAAAGTCCCACGGCGGCGTCTGGTGCTCACGTTCGATTATTCCTTCCTGACGCCTGTTCAGCGGCTTTTGCCCTCGTTTGAAGCGGATGTGCGCGAAGAAACGTACACCGAGCACGTTCGCCTGGCGCTGGATGTCCCCGAAGAACAGGCGGATGCTTTCATCGAAGCCGTGCGGGAATTGACGCATGGTCGCCTGAATGTGGAACCCGCACCTGGTGAACCCCATTCAATCGGCTAA
- a CDS encoding LLM class F420-dependent oxidoreductase, whose translation MPEIAIMIEGQNGLNWERWKRIAHAVEDLGFVGLYRSDHFTNANPPDKDSLELWVSLTWLASHTSRIEFGPLVTPVSFRHPVFTARMAKDVDDLSGGRLVLGVGAGWQEREHAMFGFDLLSVRERFARFEEGLEVITRLLRSEERVTFYGRYYHLQDAILLPRPHRPGGPPVLIGGNGPRRTLPLVARYADEWNAVFIPPARIAELNARLDELLRAEGRRPSDVRRSLMTGLIFGRDATELARKLEGRPPADELRARGLIVGMPSEVREQIAALDTVGVQRVMLQWLGLDDVDGLAALAEALLH comes from the coding sequence ATGCCTGAGATTGCCATCATGATTGAAGGGCAAAATGGCCTCAATTGGGAGCGCTGGAAGCGCATTGCCCATGCCGTGGAAGATTTGGGCTTTGTAGGGCTCTATCGCTCCGACCACTTCACCAACGCCAACCCACCCGACAAAGACTCGCTGGAACTGTGGGTCTCGTTGACCTGGCTGGCGAGCCACACCTCGCGTATCGAGTTTGGTCCCCTGGTCACGCCGGTTTCGTTCCGCCATCCCGTCTTTACAGCCCGCATGGCGAAAGATGTGGACGATTTGTCAGGCGGGCGGCTGGTGCTTGGTGTGGGGGCTGGCTGGCAAGAGCGCGAGCATGCCATGTTCGGCTTTGATTTGCTTTCGGTGCGTGAACGGTTCGCCCGTTTTGAAGAAGGGTTGGAAGTCATCACCCGCCTGCTGCGCTCTGAGGAGCGCGTCACGTTTTATGGGCGTTACTACCACTTGCAGGATGCCATTCTCTTGCCGCGCCCGCACCGACCGGGGGGACCGCCTGTGCTGATTGGCGGCAACGGCCCGCGGCGGACGTTGCCGCTGGTGGCGCGCTACGCAGATGAGTGGAACGCCGTGTTCATTCCGCCTGCACGCATTGCCGAATTGAATGCGCGGCTGGATGAGTTGCTGCGTGCAGAAGGTCGGCGTCCCAGCGACGTGCGCCGCTCATTGATGACGGGGCTCATCTTCGGGCGTGATGCAACCGAACTGGCGCGCAAGTTGGAAGGGCGTCCACCGGCTGACGAGTTGCGGGCGCGCGGGCTGATTGTGGGCATGCCGTCGGAAGTGCGCGAGCAAATTGCCGCGTTGGACACCGTGGGTGTCCAGCGTGTCATGCTCCAATGGCTCGGTCTGGACGATGTGGACGGGCTGGCGGCGCTCGCCGAGGCGCTGCTCCACTGA
- a CDS encoding spermine/spermidine synthase domain-containing protein codes for MPNAHKSSNWIAASCDRTHPTFVVLTGIERWVVRTQSPYQEVVIADLWKGGRALFLDANIQIYEGDEFIYHERLVLPALLAHPSPRRVLILGGGDGLALREVLRDQRVEEVVMVELDQVVLDACKEHLAHIHQGSFDHPKATIIIGDARNFLRETGQQFDVAIVDLVDPYELEGMALYEEVIGLVKRVLAPGGIVATHGETIHAPNFYALQVRVLLDRHFRHTALHAAHIHSFAGSYGFILASDEVDFAHIPTEVWEARTTFLNGGLRALRPNLFPQELTLPPYLEEAYQRFRVHGAFVPPEEPPDTYWWEENVPLP; via the coding sequence ATGCCGAACGCACACAAATCGTCGAACTGGATCGCGGCGTCCTGTGATCGCACCCACCCCACGTTCGTTGTCCTGACGGGGATTGAACGTTGGGTGGTGCGCACACAATCGCCTTATCAAGAAGTGGTCATTGCCGACCTGTGGAAAGGTGGGCGCGCGCTCTTCCTGGACGCCAATATCCAAATTTACGAAGGCGACGAATTCATCTACCACGAGCGCCTGGTATTGCCGGCCTTGCTAGCGCATCCTTCGCCCCGTCGCGTCCTGATTTTAGGCGGCGGCGATGGGCTTGCCTTGCGCGAAGTACTCCGCGACCAACGTGTTGAAGAAGTGGTCATGGTCGAACTGGACCAGGTGGTGCTGGACGCTTGCAAAGAACACCTCGCCCACATCCACCAGGGCAGTTTCGACCATCCCAAAGCCACCATCATCATTGGCGATGCGCGCAACTTCTTGCGTGAAACAGGCCAGCAGTTCGATGTCGCTATCGTTGACCTTGTAGACCCCTACGAGTTGGAAGGGATGGCGCTCTATGAGGAAGTGATTGGGTTGGTGAAGCGAGTGCTTGCGCCGGGCGGCATTGTCGCCACTCATGGGGAAACGATTCACGCCCCCAACTTCTACGCACTACAAGTGCGCGTTTTGCTGGATCGGCATTTTCGCCATACAGCGCTCCACGCCGCCCATATCCACTCGTTCGCCGGCTCATACGGTTTCATTCTCGCGTCAGACGAAGTGGACTTTGCACACATTCCAACAGAAGTATGGGAAGCACGCACGACGTTTCTCAATGGCGGTTTGCGCGCCCTACGCCCCAATCTGTTTCCGCAAGAGTTGACATTGCCACCTTATCTGGAAGAAGCATACCAACGCTTCCGCGTACACGGGGCTTTCGTCCCGCCAGAGGAACCACCTGACACGTATTGGTGGGAAGAAAACGTTCCTCTTCCCTGA
- the speD gene encoding adenosylmethionine decarboxylase — MTIEKVHASLGELLGATERIVLGKHLIVELWSRSPELLNDVEHIRESMLAAAEGGELTVLNIAMHAFAPHGVTGVMLLAESHLSIHTWPEYGYAAVDVFTCGGLPYKALEILSERLDAERTQIVELDRGVL, encoded by the coding sequence ATGACGATTGAGAAGGTGCATGCTTCTCTGGGGGAACTTCTGGGGGCGACCGAGAGGATCGTCCTGGGCAAACACCTGATTGTCGAACTCTGGTCACGTTCTCCTGAACTCTTGAACGACGTTGAACATATTCGCGAAAGTATGCTGGCCGCTGCGGAAGGCGGCGAATTGACGGTTCTCAACATCGCCATGCATGCTTTTGCCCCGCATGGTGTCACCGGCGTGATGCTGCTGGCGGAATCCCACCTTTCCATCCACACCTGGCCGGAATACGGCTACGCCGCCGTGGACGTCTTCACGTGTGGCGGTTTACCCTACAAAGCGCTTGAAATTCTCTCGGAGCGACTCGATGCCGAACGCACACAAATCGTCGAACTGGATCGCGGCGTCCTGTGA
- a CDS encoding 3'(2'),5'-bisphosphate nucleotidase CysQ family protein, translating to MAYERELDIARQLAREAGALLLQYRDNVGAVIDKGGNSPQSEADRASNRLLVEALHSHFPEDGILAEESPDTMRAHTHRRVWVIDPLDGTREYLEGIDQFVVQIGLVVDGRPQMGVVYQPSSDRLYYGIVGEGAWLEHEGATTPLRVSERSDLATFRAVVSRSHGEGITDEMLKRLGITDVARIGSVGMKVAALLEQRAEVYIHPSPHTKLWDTAAPEAVLTAAGGVMTDCHGRPLVYSADVVKNRYGVVASNGRAHRKIISIVSPLYRE from the coding sequence ATGGCATACGAACGCGAACTGGATATCGCACGGCAACTCGCCCGTGAAGCCGGCGCTTTGCTTTTGCAGTACCGTGACAATGTCGGCGCTGTGATTGACAAAGGCGGCAATTCACCCCAAAGCGAAGCCGACCGTGCAAGTAACCGTTTGCTTGTTGAGGCATTGCATTCGCATTTTCCTGAAGATGGTATTCTCGCCGAAGAATCGCCTGACACCATGCGCGCCCACACGCATCGCCGTGTCTGGGTGATTGACCCGCTTGACGGCACACGCGAATACCTGGAAGGCATTGACCAATTCGTTGTGCAAATCGGGCTGGTGGTGGATGGACGCCCCCAAATGGGAGTGGTCTATCAACCAAGTAGCGATCGCCTCTACTACGGCATTGTGGGGGAAGGGGCATGGTTGGAGCATGAAGGAGCGACGACGCCGCTCCGTGTGAGTGAACGGAGCGACCTCGCGACGTTCCGCGCTGTGGTGAGCCGCTCGCATGGCGAGGGCATCACTGACGAAATGTTGAAGCGCCTGGGGATTACCGACGTGGCGCGCATTGGCAGTGTGGGGATGAAGGTCGCCGCCTTGCTGGAACAGCGCGCAGAGGTGTACATTCACCCAAGCCCGCACACCAAGTTGTGGGATACCGCCGCCCCCGAAGCCGTGTTGACCGCCGCGGGTGGCGTCATGACCGATTGCCATGGTCGCCCGCTGGTGTACAGCGCCGATGTGGTGAAAAACCGCTACGGCGTGGTGGCCAGCAATGGGCGTGCACACCGCAAAATTATCAGCATTGTCTCGCCGCTCTATCGCGAATAA
- a CDS encoding CDP-alcohol phosphatidyltransferase family protein has product MVANAITLSRLIFLAVACALLYVHGVAPRVVAFVLILFLIALDGVDGWVARKRGEVSDLGAVMDIAIDRVVENVFWIVYMDLGLVHVLIPLIVISRGIITDAIRAYALAKGETAFEMMKTPWARWLVSGRPMRAFYGFMKAFVFAALALFLALQAWQPEAAWLAPLQLVLTGLVILTVGITILRGAPVVYESKRFFFGEPV; this is encoded by the coding sequence ATGGTTGCGAATGCCATCACACTCAGCCGCTTGATTTTTCTTGCTGTGGCGTGCGCGCTGTTGTATGTGCATGGTGTGGCGCCGCGCGTGGTCGCATTCGTGTTGATTCTGTTCTTGATTGCGCTTGACGGTGTGGATGGCTGGGTGGCGCGCAAACGGGGCGAAGTGAGCGACCTCGGCGCCGTCATGGATATCGCCATTGACCGCGTGGTTGAAAATGTCTTCTGGATTGTGTACATGGATTTGGGGCTGGTTCATGTGCTGATTCCGCTCATCGTGATCAGCCGCGGCATCATTACGGACGCCATTCGGGCGTATGCGCTTGCCAAGGGCGAAACGGCGTTTGAAATGATGAAAACGCCCTGGGCGCGCTGGCTGGTGAGCGGGCGTCCCATGCGAGCGTTCTACGGCTTCATGAAAGCCTTTGTCTTTGCAGCCCTGGCGCTGTTCCTGGCATTGCAAGCCTGGCAACCCGAAGCCGCCTGGTTAGCGCCTTTGCAACTGGTGCTCACCGGGCTTGTCATCCTGACTGTGGGCATTACAATCCTGCGCGGCGCGCCTGTTGTCTATGAAAGCAAGCGATTCTTCTTTGGTGAACCAGTCTGA
- the rnd gene encoding ribonuclease D — protein MKPRRPNVVIKTLPVLWVDTPEALAELDRHLEGATRLALDTEFVRDRQYRPRLEIIQLATDDLLAVLDYRALQSLGRLAECLLDDRVLKVMHAARQDLEILYDLLQRVPRPLADTQVAASIVGIGAQVGYANLVRQVLGIELKKAQTLTNWSHRPLSPHQIEYALDDVRYLLPLWDELARRLDAMQRIGWFWEEMERVSEPHNFAPHAPDDVWRSFKGASRLRRTEQAALRALAALRERIAREHDMALPFVLRDQTLLYLARRRPSSLQELADVHDIPDWLLEQYGPELLDALVSAEHEKNAKRPKKRRALTQSEHEFVDVLLAWVQVRAREANVAPDTLATREDLEHLLASEPEARTGLPLLQGWRREVVGESLLALLEGRAALMWNPVDGRLEYLNLADDV, from the coding sequence ATGAAACCACGTCGTCCGAATGTCGTCATCAAAACATTGCCGGTGCTTTGGGTGGATACGCCCGAAGCCTTAGCCGAACTTGACCGCCATCTTGAAGGGGCGACGCGCCTTGCGCTGGATACCGAATTTGTGCGCGACCGGCAGTATCGCCCGCGCCTGGAAATCATCCAATTGGCCACGGATGACCTGCTGGCGGTGCTTGATTACCGCGCGTTGCAATCGCTTGGGCGCTTGGCTGAGTGTTTGCTGGATGACCGCGTGCTCAAAGTCATGCACGCCGCCCGCCAGGACCTCGAAATTCTGTACGACCTGCTGCAACGTGTGCCCCGCCCACTCGCCGATACGCAAGTGGCCGCCTCCATCGTGGGAATTGGGGCGCAGGTGGGGTACGCCAATCTGGTGCGGCAGGTGCTGGGTATCGAGTTGAAGAAGGCGCAAACGCTGACAAACTGGTCGCACCGCCCATTGTCCCCGCATCAAATTGAGTATGCACTGGATGATGTGCGCTATCTGCTGCCCTTGTGGGACGAATTGGCGCGCCGCCTCGACGCCATGCAGCGCATCGGCTGGTTTTGGGAAGAGATGGAGCGCGTGAGCGAACCGCACAACTTTGCCCCGCATGCGCCCGATGATGTGTGGCGTTCGTTCAAGGGCGCTTCACGCTTGCGCCGTACCGAGCAGGCGGCTTTGCGGGCATTGGCGGCTTTGCGCGAGCGCATTGCCCGCGAACACGATATGGCGTTGCCTTTCGTGCTCCGCGATCAGACGTTGCTGTATCTGGCGCGACGGCGACCGTCCTCGTTGCAGGAATTAGCCGACGTTCACGACATCCCCGATTGGCTTCTTGAACAGTATGGGCCCGAGTTGCTCGACGCTCTGGTATCTGCTGAGCATGAAAAAAACGCGAAACGGCCGAAAAAACGCCGCGCACTCACCCAATCGGAACATGAGTTTGTCGATGTCTTGTTGGCGTGGGTGCAGGTGCGCGCCCGCGAAGCCAACGTCGCCCCGGACACATTGGCGACACGTGAAGACCTGGAACACTTGCTCGCCTCTGAACCGGAAGCGCGTACCGGTTTGCCGCTTTTGCAGGGATGGCGGCGTGAAGTGGTCGGTGAATCACTTTTGGCGTTGCTGGAAGGCCGCGCCGCCTTGATGTGGAACCCCGTAGATGGACGCCTCGAATATCTCAACCTGGCTGACGATGTGTAA
- a CDS encoding DUF2079 domain-containing protein encodes MPRIMQRRSLPEYIAWLITVAGLLFFVALTVQRHNAFLTTAFDLGNYDQAVWNTAHGRPLRLTNIPGVDIRLAHHVEPILFLIAPLYWLWSDPRMLLIVQATVVMAGALPAYWLARRRLQDDWAALFFPLAWVLYPPLEGVVLFDFHAVALASSLLLFAFNWLDEGRVRLFALAAFLAAMTKEEIGFLVALMGAYAFFVQGRRRLGLVTMLAGAGWSLFAIEVVTAYFSPKGEHVFLSYYEGLGDGFWGLVKTALTAPQRIIMRALEGGAIRYLATILAPLGFLALLAPEVLLIAAPSFAVNLLSSSEPMRTPVGFHYPAPITPFVFAASIVGLARLAHWWRARGGSPQHVARVGVLLALPLLMWAHRQDGATPLARWFEWPRVTEHHRIGERIIARIPPDAAVSAQWRLNPHVSQRERIYQFPDVRDADYVLIDVTIPLLLQHPNDLYRTVQEMLAGEWGIEAAEDGWLLLRRGASRKTFPDEFYTFARTTPDGAAVPVDVQFGNAVRLVGYTLTEERKGWRLTLYWQRVGPASADTHLWPFYFDLRTGSVLEDTSLRPMVETIWYPPVMWKEGETVRTRMLPWPVPEPFGVAVQVRQGEQALSPTVFAGDVGYRPEGAVWLTQHPPARWADAEVALPHRFETTPVPTELVRVQVPADEYVTAGQPYTVTLTWQAGGATDVPLTVFTQVLNEAGQLVAQHDSQPAVGLRPTVDWQPGERIQDPHIIALPADLPAGRYRLIVGLYDAQTGQRVPAGTPDNALEVHQFVVQDDK; translated from the coding sequence ATGCCTCGTATCATGCAGCGTCGCTCTCTTCCTGAGTATATCGCTTGGTTGATCACTGTCGCCGGTCTGCTTTTTTTTGTGGCGTTGACCGTTCAACGCCATAACGCCTTTCTGACCACAGCCTTTGACCTTGGGAACTACGACCAGGCGGTTTGGAACACGGCGCATGGTCGCCCGCTGCGTCTCACGAACATTCCCGGTGTAGACATTCGGCTTGCGCACCATGTAGAGCCGATTCTTTTCCTGATTGCGCCCCTCTATTGGCTGTGGAGCGACCCGCGCATGCTGTTGATTGTGCAGGCGACTGTCGTGATGGCGGGGGCATTGCCCGCCTACTGGCTGGCAAGACGGCGCTTGCAAGACGACTGGGCGGCGCTTTTCTTCCCACTGGCGTGGGTCTTGTACCCACCGCTGGAAGGGGTCGTGCTGTTTGACTTTCACGCAGTGGCGTTGGCGTCCAGTTTGCTTTTGTTCGCCTTCAATTGGCTGGATGAAGGGCGCGTGCGCCTCTTCGCTCTGGCGGCATTCCTCGCCGCCATGACCAAGGAAGAAATCGGCTTCCTGGTGGCGCTCATGGGCGCGTATGCCTTTTTCGTGCAAGGGCGGCGTCGTCTGGGGTTGGTGACCATGCTGGCGGGGGCGGGCTGGTCGCTTTTCGCCATCGAAGTGGTGACGGCTTATTTTAGCCCCAAAGGCGAGCATGTTTTTCTTTCCTACTACGAAGGGTTGGGGGATGGCTTTTGGGGGTTGGTGAAAACGGCGCTGACTGCACCGCAGCGCATCATCATGCGGGCGCTGGAAGGCGGGGCAATCAGGTATCTCGCCACGATTCTGGCGCCGCTGGGCTTTCTGGCTTTGCTTGCCCCCGAGGTGCTGCTGATTGCCGCGCCTTCATTTGCCGTCAACTTGCTCAGTTCGTCCGAACCCATGCGCACGCCGGTTGGCTTTCACTATCCTGCGCCTATCACCCCCTTTGTCTTTGCCGCGAGTATTGTGGGATTGGCGCGGCTGGCGCACTGGTGGCGCGCGCGCGGCGGCTCACCACAGCATGTGGCGCGTGTGGGCGTGCTTCTGGCGCTCCCATTGCTGATGTGGGCGCACCGGCAGGATGGTGCAACGCCGCTTGCGCGCTGGTTCGAGTGGCCGCGCGTGACCGAACATCACCGCATTGGCGAGCGTATCATCGCGCGTATCCCCCCCGATGCCGCGGTCTCGGCGCAATGGCGGCTCAATCCACACGTGAGCCAGCGCGAGCGTATCTACCAGTTCCCTGACGTGCGCGATGCCGACTATGTGTTGATTGATGTCACCATCCCGCTGCTTTTGCAACATCCCAATGATCTGTATCGCACGGTGCAAGAGATGCTGGCGGGCGAGTGGGGGATTGAAGCCGCTGAAGATGGGTGGCTTTTGTTGCGGCGTGGCGCATCGCGTAAAACCTTCCCGGATGAATTTTACACCTTTGCCCGCACCACGCCCGATGGAGCCGCCGTGCCCGTTGATGTGCAGTTTGGGAATGCCGTGCGTCTGGTGGGGTACACCTTGACCGAAGAACGCAAAGGGTGGCGTCTCACCCTGTACTGGCAACGTGTGGGGCCTGCCTCGGCGGATACGCACCTCTGGCCCTTTTATTTTGACCTGCGGACGGGGTCTGTGTTGGAAGACACCTCGTTGCGCCCCATGGTGGAAACGATTTGGTATCCGCCTGTGATGTGGAAAGAAGGCGAGACGGTGCGCACGCGCATGTTGCCTTGGCCTGTGCCGGAGCCGTTCGGCGTCGCTGTGCAGGTGCGGCAGGGTGAGCAGGCGCTTTCGCCAACTGTTTTTGCCGGTGATGTGGGGTATCGCCCGGAGGGGGCGGTTTGGTTGACACAACACCCACCAGCGCGATGGGCGGATGCCGAAGTGGCGTTGCCGCACCGTTTTGAAACCACGCCTGTCCCCACTGAGTTGGTGCGCGTGCAAGTGCCGGCAGACGAGTATGTCACCGCGGGGCAGCCCTATACCGTGACGTTGACATGGCAGGCAGGCGGCGCAACGGATGTGCCGCTGACTGTCTTTACGCAGGTGCTGAACGAAGCGGGGCAACTGGTGGCGCAACATGATAGCCAGCCGGCTGTTGGGCTACGGCCAACTGTGGATTGGCAGCCGGGTGAGCGCATTCAAGATCCGCATATCATTGCACTGCCTGCCGACCTGCCGGCGGGGCGGTATCGGCTCATTGTGGGCTTGTATGATGCGCAAACAGGGCAGCGCGTACCTGCGGGGACGCCCGATAATGCTCTCGAAGTCCATCAATTTGTGGTGCAGGACGACAAATAG
- a CDS encoding DUF554 domain-containing protein, whose product MLGTLINAITVLVGGTIGLLFGNRLPEKTRHTVMHGLGLATLVVGMQMALTTQNVLVVIFSVLLGGVVGEWWRLDDRLEALGDWFQQRLVHPDNQATSRVSEGFVTASLVFCVGPMTVLGALQDGLTGNFELLAIKGLLDGFAAMAFASVMGWGVLLSVFTILIYQGGISLGAMLFAQSLAGSLTADTPALVELTATGGVLILGIGLGLLDIKRIRVANFLPALVFAPLLVFLVQHLIP is encoded by the coding sequence ATGTTGGGAACACTCATCAACGCCATAACGGTTCTTGTGGGTGGCACAATTGGCTTGCTGTTTGGCAACCGTTTGCCGGAAAAGACGCGCCACACGGTCATGCATGGTTTGGGATTGGCGACGCTCGTTGTTGGAATGCAAATGGCTTTGACTACGCAAAATGTGCTCGTGGTCATTTTCAGCGTGTTGTTGGGCGGTGTTGTTGGCGAGTGGTGGCGGCTTGATGACCGTTTGGAGGCATTGGGCGACTGGTTTCAGCAGCGCCTTGTGCATCCCGACAATCAGGCGACATCGCGCGTGAGTGAAGGGTTTGTGACAGCGAGCCTCGTTTTTTGTGTAGGACCGATGACCGTGTTGGGAGCGTTGCAAGATGGGTTGACGGGAAACTTTGAACTGTTGGCCATCAAGGGCCTGCTGGATGGTTTTGCCGCGATGGCGTTTGCGTCTGTGATGGGATGGGGCGTTTTGCTCAGCGTGTTCACCATTCTCATCTACCAGGGGGGCATTTCGCTGGGGGCGATGCTCTTTGCGCAGTCGCTGGCAGGCTCATTGACGGCGGACACCCCCGCGCTTGTGGAACTGACCGCGACGGGAGGGGTGTTGATTTTGGGGATAGGCTTGGGATTGCTGGATATCAAGCGTATCCGTGTCGCCAACTTTCTTCCCGCGCTCGTCTTTGCTCCGCTGTTGGTCTTCCTGGTGCAACACCTCATTCCATAA
- a CDS encoding NYN domain-containing protein: MMSLPTEQRDVALFVDFENVYISVREVYGQNPNFEYIMEKAAEYGRVIIARAYADWYRYQRVTNALYANGIEPVYVPTYYYGQEPHKATAIKNSVDIHMVIDAMRTLYTHENIDVYVFVTGDRDFIPLIHAIRQKGKMCVVIGVADTASSHLAQSADEFLFYHQLSDDIRPAREKMDPFEAVPEAVKLARQRGNVPTFAIIKLLLVELLGEFDHTKLKDRHGRSFQKFKDFMKECERRGLIRIVSSGTVNEVLLPGEDLSMAVYAGEQGNGKKEKSEKGRRGRAHKADTAETPSEASSSRLIQGDVDPLQLLVQAVHEARKRNNLCTMATLKVLMKELYPGFDERRFVGPDGKPFSKFKDLVEAAEAQGLVQTLTTGTVHEVFLPGEDPLALSRFRRGEKTASGDTPTTS; the protein is encoded by the coding sequence ATGATGAGTTTACCGACCGAGCAACGAGATGTTGCGTTATTTGTTGATTTTGAGAACGTCTATATCTCTGTCCGTGAAGTGTATGGGCAAAATCCGAATTTTGAATACATCATGGAAAAAGCGGCCGAATATGGTCGTGTGATTATTGCGCGAGCGTATGCTGATTGGTATCGGTATCAGCGTGTGACTAATGCGCTTTACGCCAACGGGATTGAGCCCGTTTATGTACCGACGTATTACTACGGGCAAGAACCGCACAAAGCGACCGCTATCAAAAATAGTGTGGACATCCACATGGTGATTGACGCCATGCGGACGCTCTACACGCACGAAAACATTGACGTGTATGTCTTCGTCACCGGCGACCGGGATTTCATCCCGCTGATTCACGCGATTCGCCAAAAGGGCAAGATGTGTGTCGTGATTGGGGTTGCCGATACGGCAAGCAGCCATTTGGCGCAAAGCGCCGACGAGTTTTTGTTCTACCATCAGCTTTCTGATGATATTCGCCCCGCCCGTGAGAAAATGGACCCCTTTGAGGCGGTTCCCGAAGCTGTCAAACTGGCGCGCCAACGGGGGAATGTGCCCACATTTGCCATCATCAAACTTCTCTTGGTGGAATTGTTGGGCGAGTTCGACCACACCAAACTGAAAGACCGCCATGGGCGCTCATTCCAAAAATTCAAGGACTTCATGAAGGAATGTGAACGGCGGGGCTTGATTCGCATTGTAAGTAGCGGCACAGTTAACGAAGTGTTGTTGCCGGGCGAAGACCTCTCTATGGCTGTGTACGCAGGTGAACAAGGCAATGGCAAGAAAGAAAAAAGCGAGAAAGGGCGGCGTGGTCGCGCGCACAAAGCCGATACCGCTGAGACGCCATCAGAAGCGAGTTCAAGCCGCTTGATACAGGGGGATGTGGACCCGTTGCAGTTGCTTGTGCAAGCTGTGCACGAGGCGCGCAAACGCAACAACCTGTGTACGATGGCAACGCTCAAAGTGCTGATGAAGGAGCTCTACCCCGGTTTTGATGAGCGCCGTTTTGTTGGGCCCGATGGCAAGCCGTTCAGCAAATTCAAGGATTTGGTCGAAGCCGCCGAGGCGCAAGGGCTTGTGCAAACCTTGACAACGGGCACCGTGCACGAGGTCTTTTTGCCGGGCGAAGACCCGTTGGCGTTGAGTCGATTCCGTCGAGGTGAGAAAACAGCGTCTGGGGATACACCGACAACATCATGA